A single genomic interval of Mucilaginibacter robiniae harbors:
- a CDS encoding glycosyltransferase family 4 protein: MKIAVASLGDPRSVKTWSGIPAHIIKALENRGHQIVAISLRKPAEPWYYNWLRRYYYNTQKKWFMAFVEKKVLQAIGQQFDQEVNQANPDVVLAIHADFLAYTTFKQPSVSIHDTTFASLLGYYKDFSSLTRRSIKAGNDMYQKALNKVDAAVFSATWASNSALNDYQVRASKIHTIPLGANLDHAPAMQDVQAWINRRADDEICRFLFLGVVWERKGGPDAVKFVAELNRLGIKSNLTVVGCKADVPAEYQQYVIQAGFLRKDVPAEAEKLNNLFQQSHALLLPSVAECYGCVYCEANAYGTPAIGRDTGGIPEIIKDGVNGLLMQVGETPQSLASRWVAIWRSKEAYQNISLSARAEFDNRLNYDVFCDQLETVINSVQSLVSTTSFK, encoded by the coding sequence ATGAAAATTGCTGTTGCTAGCTTAGGGGATCCGCGCTCGGTGAAAACCTGGTCTGGAATCCCGGCTCATATTATTAAAGCCCTTGAAAATCGAGGTCATCAAATCGTTGCTATCTCTCTGCGTAAACCTGCTGAACCCTGGTACTATAATTGGTTAAGGCGTTATTATTACAACACGCAAAAAAAGTGGTTCATGGCATTTGTTGAAAAAAAAGTTTTGCAGGCCATCGGTCAGCAATTCGACCAAGAGGTAAACCAAGCCAACCCTGACGTTGTACTAGCTATCCATGCTGATTTTTTGGCTTACACGACCTTTAAACAGCCATCTGTTTCTATACACGACACTACCTTTGCATCGCTTTTAGGATATTATAAAGATTTTAGCAGCCTCACCAGGCGTAGTATTAAGGCTGGGAATGATATGTACCAAAAAGCATTAAATAAAGTAGATGCTGCTGTCTTTTCGGCTACCTGGGCGTCCAATAGTGCTTTGAACGATTACCAGGTTCGGGCTTCAAAAATACATACCATTCCATTAGGTGCCAATCTGGACCATGCACCTGCTATGCAGGATGTACAAGCGTGGATTAACCGCCGGGCAGATGATGAAATATGCCGTTTTTTATTTCTGGGTGTAGTTTGGGAACGTAAAGGCGGACCAGATGCCGTAAAGTTTGTTGCCGAATTAAATCGATTAGGCATAAAGAGCAATTTAACCGTAGTAGGATGCAAGGCTGATGTGCCGGCAGAATACCAGCAGTATGTAATTCAAGCCGGTTTTCTGCGAAAGGATGTACCTGCCGAAGCCGAAAAGCTGAACAATTTATTCCAACAATCTCACGCTTTGCTGCTGCCCTCAGTTGCCGAATGTTATGGTTGCGTATACTGCGAGGCCAATGCTTATGGTACGCCCGCTATAGGCCGTGATACCGGAGGCATACCGGAAATCATCAAAGATGGTGTGAATGGCTTATTAATGCAGGTTGGCGAAACACCACAAAGCCTAGCCTCCAGATGGGTAGCTATATGGCGCAGTAAAGAAGCTTATCAAAATATATCTCTTTCTGCACGTGCAGAATTCGACAATCGTTTGAATTACGATGTTTTTTGCGACCAATTGGAAACCGTAATTAATAGTGTTCAATCTTTAGTATCAACTACATCATTTAAGTAA
- a CDS encoding GumC family protein has protein sequence MDSENELYDEFQENSGSESGFGDILFRYLKHWPWFVLSLVVFMTIGYFYVKSQVPQYQIEADILIKDNNQIPNQSVLQQLNLAQPAINLDNELLILKSSSLTKKVVKDLGLQTSYYVKGHLSKRYLYKNTPANVDVLQPSVETYTGEWRVQFVNANEVLFAGKRIPVNQPVKTEAGIIKVTPNLSFFNKQAFYAVFSTLDAAANQYLKGLGVTPANKTSNMLILTSVNEVPQKGQDYLNKLIDEFNNASIDDKNQTISNTLRFINERLGLLADELGKSENNVQQFKSSNGIIDVSTQASLVLNKLSTVDDGIQKIDLQLEVLKSVESFISNPKSTEVTIPSMLGLDDPTLNTLVPQLGQLLLQREGLLRTIPESNPLVGQINDQIIALKQSINKTIPTVRQVLLQSKRQLQSQNRSNEADIKKVPVKERGLLDVMRQQDIKSTLFSFLLQKHEETGLALAATTADSRIINKAFGTGAPIRPVKSTLYAIFFALGLALPLGIIFAKDFFNNTVRRKSDIDEITRVPVLAQIAHAQESEPLIVSAKPRSMVAEQVRGLRTNLQFLLPDEDSKVILFTSSISGEGKSFISLNLGASLASTNKKVIILELDLRKPKLLSTLGLERKEGLSDYLIGKIDYHDIIRPVTQQENFYLIESGTTPPNPAELLMNRRLGELINSLKKEYDYIVIDAPPIGLVTDAQIMSRYVDATFFLVRFNYTAKTHIKLINELYRKKIFKRLNIIFNSIDNSSLGYYNYDYSYYGEEAAKKGFLSSIFNK, from the coding sequence ATGGATTCAGAAAACGAATTATACGATGAGTTTCAGGAAAACAGTGGAAGTGAGTCCGGCTTTGGGGATATCTTATTCCGGTATTTAAAGCATTGGCCTTGGTTTGTATTATCACTGGTGGTTTTCATGACCATCGGATACTTTTATGTAAAATCACAGGTTCCTCAATACCAGATTGAAGCCGATATTCTGATTAAAGATAATAACCAGATTCCTAATCAAAGCGTTTTGCAGCAGCTGAATCTGGCCCAGCCAGCTATTAACCTGGATAACGAACTGTTAATTTTAAAATCAAGCAGTCTTACCAAAAAGGTAGTAAAAGATTTAGGGCTACAAACATCTTACTATGTTAAAGGGCATTTAAGCAAACGTTATTTATATAAAAATACCCCAGCCAATGTTGATGTACTTCAACCCTCGGTTGAAACTTATACTGGCGAATGGCGAGTTCAATTTGTAAATGCCAATGAAGTATTGTTTGCAGGTAAAAGAATACCGGTAAATCAGCCTGTAAAAACTGAAGCGGGTATCATTAAAGTAACACCTAATCTGAGCTTTTTTAACAAGCAAGCTTTTTATGCGGTTTTCAGTACACTAGATGCTGCCGCCAATCAGTACTTAAAAGGCTTAGGTGTAACTCCAGCTAATAAAACCAGTAATATGCTGATCTTAACTTCCGTTAATGAAGTGCCTCAAAAAGGTCAGGATTATTTGAATAAGCTTATTGATGAATTCAATAACGCTTCTATTGATGATAAAAACCAGACTATCTCCAATACTCTCAGATTTATTAATGAACGTTTAGGGCTTTTAGCAGATGAACTAGGTAAAAGCGAAAATAACGTTCAGCAGTTCAAGTCAAGCAACGGTATTATTGATGTAAGCACCCAGGCTTCTTTGGTTTTGAATAAGCTTAGCACCGTTGATGATGGCATCCAGAAAATAGATTTACAATTAGAGGTGCTGAAAAGTGTAGAAAGCTTTATCAGTAATCCGAAGAGTACCGAAGTGACTATACCATCTATGCTAGGGTTGGATGATCCTACGCTGAATACTTTGGTACCACAACTGGGGCAATTACTTTTACAAAGAGAAGGTTTACTCAGAACTATACCTGAAAGTAACCCATTAGTAGGTCAGATTAATGATCAGATTATTGCTTTAAAGCAAAGCATAAACAAAACTATACCTACAGTTAGGCAGGTGTTGTTGCAAAGTAAGCGCCAGCTGCAATCGCAAAACAGATCAAATGAAGCTGACATCAAAAAGGTGCCGGTTAAAGAACGTGGCTTATTAGATGTGATGCGGCAGCAGGATATTAAAAGCACTTTATTCAGCTTTCTGCTGCAAAAACATGAAGAAACAGGACTGGCTTTGGCTGCTACTACAGCCGATAGCCGGATTATTAATAAAGCTTTTGGTACCGGCGCACCTATACGTCCGGTAAAGTCAACCTTGTATGCTATCTTCTTTGCCTTAGGTTTGGCTTTGCCGTTGGGGATAATTTTTGCCAAAGATTTCTTTAACAATACCGTTAGGCGCAAGTCAGATATTGATGAGATCACCAGAGTACCTGTGTTGGCGCAAATTGCTCATGCGCAGGAATCAGAACCTTTAATCGTGTCAGCTAAACCCCGCTCCATGGTGGCCGAACAGGTTAGAGGTTTACGTACCAACTTGCAATTCCTGTTACCTGACGAAGACAGCAAAGTAATTTTGTTTACCTCAAGTATCAGTGGTGAGGGTAAATCATTCATTTCATTAAACCTGGGGGCAAGCTTAGCCAGCACCAATAAAAAGGTAATTATTCTTGAACTTGATTTAAGGAAACCTAAGCTGTTGAGTACGCTTGGCTTGGAAAGAAAAGAAGGTCTATCCGATTATCTAATAGGGAAGATTGATTATCATGATATTATCAGGCCTGTAACCCAGCAGGAAAACTTTTACTTGATAGAGAGTGGAACTACGCCGCCTAATCCTGCTGAATTATTAATGAATAGGCGTTTGGGTGAATTAATCAATAGCCTGAAAAAAGAATACGATTATATAGTAATTGATGCGCCACCAATTGGTTTGGTTACTGATGCTCAAATCATGAGCCGGTATGTAGATGCTACTTTCTTTTTAGTTCGTTTTAACTATACTGCTAAAACTCACATCAAGCTAATTAACGAGCTATACAGGAAAAAGATATTTAAAAGGTTGAACATTATATTCAATTCTATAGACAATTCGAGCTTGGGTTATTACAATTATGATTATTCGTATTACGGAGAAGAAGCTGCAAAAAAAGGATTCCTATCCAGTATTTTCAATAAATAG
- a CDS encoding glycosyltransferase, which produces MLQLSVIICTHNPRLEYLNRVFEALRKQTLALQQWELLLVDNGSKQQLTEVFDLSWHPSSRIVREDKLGLTPARIRGIEEAKAELLIFVDDDNLLKSNYLEVIAKQFQENKLIGILGAGKIIPEFEVQPSAEVMVHTNMLALRNESRAYYSNELKFSSAIPYGAGTAIRRNLALKYVEACRNHPMAAALGRTGNALLSGEDVDMALQVCQSGYLSAVLPELELIHIIPQSRLETDYLLRIAAGHAYSHYLLGKMWGYNKDYKQNAILKRLRYLSKLKRMQGLAKKIYIAEYKAVEDARLAWSKAVN; this is translated from the coding sequence ATGTTGCAGCTATCCGTAATTATATGTACACACAACCCTCGTTTAGAATACCTGAACCGGGTGTTTGAAGCGCTTAGAAAACAAACATTGGCTTTACAGCAGTGGGAATTGTTACTGGTTGATAATGGCAGCAAGCAACAGTTAACAGAAGTTTTTGATTTAAGCTGGCATCCATCTAGCCGGATTGTTCGCGAAGATAAGTTAGGGTTAACCCCAGCACGAATTAGAGGTATTGAAGAAGCTAAAGCGGAGCTGCTCATTTTTGTTGATGATGATAATTTGCTAAAAAGTAATTACCTGGAAGTTATAGCTAAACAGTTTCAGGAAAATAAACTAATCGGCATTTTGGGCGCTGGTAAAATTATACCAGAGTTTGAAGTGCAACCATCGGCAGAAGTAATGGTGCATACCAATATGCTGGCGCTTCGTAATGAATCTAGAGCTTATTACTCTAATGAACTTAAGTTTAGTAGCGCTATACCTTATGGTGCCGGCACGGCCATTCGGCGCAACCTGGCATTAAAATATGTAGAAGCTTGCCGTAACCATCCTATGGCTGCTGCTTTAGGGCGTACCGGCAATGCTTTATTATCGGGAGAGGATGTGGATATGGCCTTGCAGGTTTGTCAGAGTGGCTACTTATCGGCTGTTTTACCTGAACTGGAGTTAATTCATATCATACCCCAGTCTCGGCTTGAAACCGATTACCTGTTAAGAATAGCAGCAGGTCACGCTTACTCTCATTATCTGTTGGGCAAAATGTGGGGATATAATAAAGATTACAAGCAAAATGCTATTCTAAAAAGATTACGCTACTTAAGCAAACTGAAAAGAATGCAGGGTCTTGCTAAAAAGATATACATAGCAGAATATAAAGCAGTAGAAGATGCACGCTTGGCTTGGAGTAAAGCTGTCAATTAA
- a CDS encoding polysaccharide biosynthesis/export family protein, translated as MKIDTYLKLIIILLCACLFSSCFSVKRLTYFQKTNSAQSDTIAVAKPFISKIQPGDIISVFVSSLSPQASSFFNPYTTVGSAQSANGSSASGGVNASTTPGYLVDPSGEIEIPLAGTIKVSSLTTTEARDTIKQRLKKYLMEPTVTVRVLNYKISMLGEVAKPSVYVIPNEQVTLPEALSMAGDLTNFANRSDILIVRDNNGKKEFGHVNLNSREVYSSPYYYLHSNDVVYARAVKARALQMDPTFRIETFVASLVSLIIVLKSRL; from the coding sequence ATGAAAATAGATACTTACCTGAAATTAATAATCATTCTTTTATGTGCTTGTTTATTTTCGTCGTGTTTTAGTGTAAAAAGGCTTACCTATTTTCAAAAGACTAATTCTGCACAATCAGATACGATAGCGGTAGCTAAACCTTTTATATCTAAAATACAGCCAGGCGATATTATTTCTGTTTTTGTAAGCTCTTTAAGCCCACAAGCCAGTAGCTTTTTCAATCCTTATACTACTGTTGGGTCTGCTCAAAGTGCTAATGGTAGTTCAGCTTCAGGTGGTGTTAATGCATCTACAACACCAGGCTATTTGGTTGATCCATCCGGAGAAATCGAGATACCTCTTGCCGGTACTATAAAAGTGAGTAGCCTAACTACTACTGAGGCCCGGGATACTATCAAACAACGGCTTAAAAAGTATTTAATGGAGCCTACCGTAACCGTACGGGTACTGAATTATAAAATATCGATGCTGGGCGAAGTGGCTAAGCCATCAGTATATGTTATACCTAACGAACAGGTAACCTTACCTGAAGCATTAAGTATGGCTGGCGATTTAACCAACTTTGCTAACAGGAGCGATATCCTCATTGTACGAGACAATAATGGCAAAAAAGAATTTGGTCACGTTAATTTGAACAGCAGAGAGGTGTATAGCTCACCTTATTACTACCTGCATTCTAACGATGTGGTATATGCCAGAGCGGTAAAGGCTCGTGCTTTGCAAATGGATCCAACATTTCGTATAGAAACATTCGTAGCAAGTTTAGTCAGTTTAATTATCGTACTTAAATCTCGGCTGTAG